Proteins from a genomic interval of Rosa chinensis cultivar Old Blush chromosome 2, RchiOBHm-V2, whole genome shotgun sequence:
- the LOC112187423 gene encoding probable protein S-acyltransferase 19 codes for MVRKHGWQLPAHTFQVVAITVFFLLVVAFYAFFAPFLGGRIWEYVLIGSYSPVALLVFILYVRCTAINPADPGIMSRFYNGVTNSFNANHGLSAKDLPRKFDDGATGASSPSSVSRSSIAGANSSRKGSIGDLGVNIPAEPTANSVGGVGILCALFVHQDCRKQQEGAAEHQGGEGGEEALFCTLCNSEVRKFSKHCRSCDKCVDGFDHHCRWLNNCVGHKNYVTFISLMAISLVWLAIEAGVGIAVLVRCFVNKRSMEAEIIDRLGNGFTRAPFATVVAICTAVSILACVPLSELFFFHMILIRKGITTYEYVVAMRAMSEAPGGDVDEAINNIMYSPTGSATTGLSGGSSLGLQYKGAWCTPPRVFVDYQDEVVPHLEPGMVPSTIDPDAAGTTEREQKAPKRPVRISAWKLAKLDSNEAMRAAAKARASSSVLRPLDKPDHERSSSGNMSVRSSVSTDTGTNREMKNDLRLSRNSYAPSQGSRDEYETGTQSISSFSSPSHIHEAVTLSPLPQGQGLGPLGRFSAATSVPSLVPERPLPSRTTFPNVNQTMSQPLGFDEKIIQKGSTDPMILSGPPTSLLRDVRRTSVVWDQEAGRYVSVPVSASEARNNRLSIPGLSNPNAETSNLRRPVIPPQEASSSAAKPPVQQTEKLMYTGDSIFFGGPLLSAPVRDNLRNERSSGSREGQERAALNLPRESRFRRDSASNQLPVFVPGGFEQNPNFGSGK; via the exons ATGGTGAGGAAGCATGGATGGCAGTTGCCTGCTCACACCTTTCAG GTTGTCGCAATTACCGTATTTTTCTTGTTAGTGGTCGCATTCTATGCTTTCTTTGCTCCTTTCCTTGGAGGCCGCATCTGGGAATATGTTCTGATTGGAAGTTACTCTCCGGTG GCACTTCTTGTCTTTATTCTCTATGTACGATGTACTGCAATAAACCCTGCAGATCCTGGAATTATGTCCAGGTTTTACAATGGGGTAACCAATAGTTTTAATGCAAATCATGGGCTATCAGCAAAAGACCTGCCAAGAAAATTTGATGATGGTGCAACTGGGGCCTCTTCTCCATCATCAGTCTCCAGAAGTTCAATAGCAGGAGCTAACTCTAGTAGGAAAGGCTCAATAGGAGATCTAGGTGTAAATATTCCAGCAGAACCAACGGCCAACAGCGTTGGAGGAGTTGGAATCTTATGTGCCTTGTTTGTACATCAAGATTGCCGCAAACAACAGGAAGGGGCAGCTGAGCATCagggtggtgaaggtggtgaaGAGGCTTTGTTCTGTACATTGTGCAATTCTGAG GTTCGCAAGTTCAGCAAACACTGTAGAAGTTGTGATAAGTGTGTTGATGGTTTTGATCACCACTGTCGG TGGCTTAACAACTGCGTGGGGCACAAAAATTATGTGACTTTTATAAGCCTGATGGCCATCAGTCTTGTTTGG CTTGCTATTGAAGCTGGAGTTGGTATTGCTGTACTAGTGCGCTGCTTTGTTAACAAGAGAAGCATGGAGGCAGAAATTATTGATAGACTTGGAAATGGTTTTACTCGTGCGCCATTTGCAACAGTTGTG GCTATTTGTACTGCAGTTTCTATTCTGGCATGTGTACCCCTCAGTGAACTGTTTTTCTTCCACATGATATTAATCAGGAAG GGTATTACTACCTACGAATATGTTGTGGCAATGAGAGCAATGAGTGAGGCACCCGGAGGAGATGTGGATGAGGCTATCAATAATATCATGTACTCACCAACTGGATCAGCTACAACCGGCTTGAGTGGTGGAAGTTCTTTAGGTCTGCAATACAAGGGTGCATGGTGTACCCCTCCAAGAGTATTTGTGGACTATCAG GATGAAGTTGTACCACATTTGGAGCCTGGAATGGTCCCATCAACTATTGATCCAGATGCAGCTGGAACTAcagaaagagagcaaaaagcTCCAAAAAGGCCTGTTCGTATTAGTGCTTGGaagcttgcaaagctagactccaatgaggccatgagagcagcAGCCAAAGCCAGGGCTTCATCCTCGGTTCTACGACCACTTGATAAACCTGATCATGAGCGTAGCTCAAGTGGCAATATGAGTGTGAGGAGTAGTGTAAGCACTGATACTGGGACAAATAGAGAGATGAAGAATGATCTGAGGTTGTCAAGGAACTCTTATGCGCCAAGTCAAGGTAGCCGAGATGAGTATGAAACTGGAACTCAAAGCATAAGTAGCTTCAGTAGTCCAAGCCATATTCATGAAGCAGTCACACTTAGCCCTCTACCGCAGGGTCAAGGTCTTGGTCCTCTGGGACGTTTCAGTGCAGCcacttcagtccccagcttagTTCCTGAACGTCCATTACCTTCCAGGACAACATTCCCCAATGTCAATCAGACAATGTCACAGCCCTTGGGATTTGATGAAAAGATAATACAGAAGGGTAGTACTGATCCTATGATACTTTCTGGTCCACCTACTTCTCTTCTCAGAGACGTCAGAAGGACATCAGTTGTTTGGGACCAAGAAGCCGGAAGATATGTCTCAGTTCCTGTATCGGCTTCTGAAGCTCGAAACAACAGGTTATCCATTCCAGGATTATCAAATCCTAATGCAGAAACAAGCAATCTTAGAAGGCCAGTTATTCCGCCACAGGAGGCTTCATCTTCCGCAGCGAAGCCTCCAGTGCAACAAACAGAGAAACTGATGTACACGGGAGACTCCATATTCTTTGGCGGTCCACTTTTAAGTGCACCAGTTAGGGATAATTTGAGAAATGAAAGGAGTTCAGGTTCAAGAGAGGGCCAAGAGAGGGCAGCACTGAACTTGCCTAGGGAGTCTAGATTCAGACGTGATTCTGCGTCAAACCAGCTTCCTGTGTTTGTCCCAGGAGGATTtgagcaaaaccctaatttcgggTCTGGTAAATAA
- the LOC112185782 gene encoding protein FAR-RED ELONGATED HYPOCOTYL 3 isoform X1 has protein sequence MIFSDDHQLKLNSLTMDIDLRLPSGDHDKEDDEPNAIDNMLEHEEKLHNGDIESAHIVDVRDEVHAEDGGDLNSPTADMVIFKEDTNLEPLFGMEFESHGEAYSFYQEYARSMGFNTAIQNSRRSKTSREFIDAKFACSRYGTKREYDKTYNNKPRARQNKQDPENATGRRSCSKTDCKASMHVKRRSDGKWVIHNFVKEHNHELLPAQAVSEQTRKMYAAMARQFAEYKNVVGLKSDPKNPFDKGRNLSLEAGDLKMLLDFFTQMQNMNSNFFYAIDLGEDQRLKTLFWVDGKGRHDYINFNDVVSFDTTYIRSKYKMPLVLFVGVNQHYQFVLLGCALVSDESATTYYWLMQTWLKAMGGQTPKVIISDHDKSIKSVVSEVFPNAHHCFCLWNILGKVSENLGHVIKRHENFLANFEECIHRPSTTEEFEKTWCEIVDECELKDNDWIQSLYEDRKQWVPTYMTDVCLSGMSMVQRSDSVNSFFDKYVHKKTTVQEFLKQYEAILQDRYEEEAKADSDMWNKQPTAKSPSPLEKSVSLIYTPSVLKKFQVEVLGAIGCNPKRDRQDEMTTTYRVHDCEKNQDFTVAWNEMKLEVSCSCCLFEYKGYLCRHALIVLQMCQIGTIPDQYILKRWTKESKSRHLVVQEPGHVASRVQKFDDLSQRAMKLIGEGSMSQESYSIACHALEEAFGSCLAVNNSSKSLVEAGTSGTQGLPCIEEDSQNRSIGKGNKKKNPTKKRKVNSEPGVMTVGAQDSLQQMDKLNSRAITIDGYYGGQQTVQGMVQLNLMGPTRDNYYGNQQTIQGLGQLNSIAPSHESYYNAQQSMHGLGQMDFFRTGFTYNIRDDPNVRTAPLHDDASRHA, from the exons ATG atATTCTCTGATGATCATCAGTTAAAATTAAATAGTCTCACCATGGACATAGACCTTCGACTACCTTCTGGTGACCATGATAAGGAAGATGACGAGCCAAATGCAATTGATAACATGCTGGAACATGAAGAAAAACTGCACAATGGAGATATTGAGAGTGCACATATTGTGGATGTTAGAGATGAGGTACATGCTGAAGATGGGGGAGACTTGAATTCTCCCACAGCAGATATGGTAATCTTTAAAGAGGACACAAACCTTGAGCCGCTTTTTGGGATGGAATTTGAATCTCATGGCGAAGCATACTCTTTCTATCAGGAGTATGCTCGCTCTATGGGATTCAACACTGCCATCCAAAACAGCCGCCGCTCAAAGACATCAAGAGAATTTATTGATGCAAAGTTTGCTTGTTCCAGATATGGTACCAAGCGTGAGTATGACAAAACCTATAATAATAAACCACGGGCCAGACAGAACAAGCAAGACCCAGAAAATGCAACTGGTCGGAGATCATGTTCAAAGACTGACTGCAAAGCTAGCATGCATGTGAAGAGAAGATCAGATGGGAAATGGGTTATACATAATTTTGTGAAGGAGCATAATCATGAGCTTTTACCAGCCCAAGCTGTTAGTGAACAAACCAGAAAGATGTATGCTGCAATGGCTAGACAATTTGCTGAATACAAGAATGTGGTTGGTCTCAAAAGTGATCCAAAAAATCCATTTGATAAAGGTCGGAATTTGTCATTAGAGGCAGGAGATTTGAAGATGTTGCTTGATTTTTTTACTCAGATGCAGAATATGAATTCCAACTTTTTCTATGCCATAGATCTGGGagaagatcaacgtctcaaaaCTTTGTTTTGGGTTGACGGCAAAGGCAGGCATGACTACATCAATTTCAATGATGTAGTGTCATTCGATACCACTTATATTAGGAGCAAATATAAGATGcctcttgttttatttgttGGTGTGAATCAACACTATCAGTTTGTGCTGCTGGGATGTGCCTTGGTCTCAGATGAATCTGCAACAACATACTATTGGCTAATGCAGACATGGCTGAAAGCTATGGGTGGACAAACTCCAAAAGTCATTATCTCTGATCATGACAAATCAATAAAATCAGTTGTTTCAGAGGTCTTTCCAAATGCTCatcattgtttttgtttgtggaatattTTGGGGAAGGTGTCGGAAAATCTTGGTCATGTAATTAAACGTCACGAGAATTTTCTGGCGAACTTTGAAGAATGTATTCACAGGCCATCTACAACTGAAGAGTTTGAAAAAACATGGTGTGAAATTGTTGATGAATGTGAACTTAAAGATAATGACTGGATTCAGTCATTGTATGAAGATCGAAAACAGTGGGTGCCAACATACATGACGGATGTTTGTTTGTCAGGGATGTCTATGGTTCAGCGATCCGACAGTGTGAACTCCTTTTTTGATAAGTATGTTCATAAGAAGACCACTGTGCAAGAGTTCTTGAAACAGTATGAAGCAATTCTACAAGATAGGTATGAAGAAGAAGCCAAAGCAGATTCTGATATGTGGAACAAACAGCCCACAGCGAAATCTCCTTCACCATTGGAGAAGAGTGTCTCCTTGATATATACTCCCTCAGTATTGAAGAAATTTCAAGTGGAGGTTTTGGGTGCAATTGGCTGTAATCCTAAAAGGGACAGACAAGATGAGATGACCACTACTTACAGAGTGCACGATTGTGAAAAGAATCAAGATTTCACTGTAGCATGGAATGAAATGAAGTTAGAAGTTTCGTGTTCATGCTGCTTATTTGAATACAAAGGTTATCTTTGTAGACATGCTTTAATTGTTCTCCAAATGTGTCAGATTGGTACAATCCCAGATCAATATATATTAAAGCGTTGGACAAAAGAATCAAAGAGCAGGCATTTGGTGGTACAAGAACCTGGCCATGTAGCATCCAGGGTGCAAAAATTCGATGATTTATCTCAGCGGGCAATGAAGTTAATTGGGGAAGGATCTATGTCACAGGAGAGTTACAGTATTGCCTGTCATGCACTAGAAGAAGCTTTTGGAAGTTGTTTGGCTGTGAATAACTCTAGTAAGAGTCTGGTAGAAGCTGGAACGTCAGGCACTCAGGGCCTGCCCTGCATTGAAGAGGATAGTCAAAATAGGAGTATTGGCAAGGGTAATAAGAAAAAGAATCCAACCAAGAAAAGAAAG GTGAACTCTGAGCCAGGGGTTATGACTGTTGGAGCACAAGACAGCTTGCAACAAATG GATAAATTAAACTCAAGAGCTATAACCATCGATGGTTATTATGGTGGACAGCAGACTGTGCAAGGAATG GTTCAATTGAACTTAATGGGACCTACGCGGGACAATTACTATGGGAATCAACAGACCATTCAGGGGCTT GGACAACTGAATTCTATAGCCCCGAGCCATGAAAGTTATTACAATGCTCAGCAAAGCATGCATGGGCTG GGACAGATGGATTTTTTCCGAACTGGTTTTACTTACAACATTCGG GATGACCCCAATGTAAGAACGGCTCCATTGCACGATGATGCATCTAGACATGCTTGA
- the LOC112185782 gene encoding protein FAR-RED ELONGATED HYPOCOTYL 3 isoform X2, which translates to MDIDLRLPSGDHDKEDDEPNAIDNMLEHEEKLHNGDIESAHIVDVRDEVHAEDGGDLNSPTADMVIFKEDTNLEPLFGMEFESHGEAYSFYQEYARSMGFNTAIQNSRRSKTSREFIDAKFACSRYGTKREYDKTYNNKPRARQNKQDPENATGRRSCSKTDCKASMHVKRRSDGKWVIHNFVKEHNHELLPAQAVSEQTRKMYAAMARQFAEYKNVVGLKSDPKNPFDKGRNLSLEAGDLKMLLDFFTQMQNMNSNFFYAIDLGEDQRLKTLFWVDGKGRHDYINFNDVVSFDTTYIRSKYKMPLVLFVGVNQHYQFVLLGCALVSDESATTYYWLMQTWLKAMGGQTPKVIISDHDKSIKSVVSEVFPNAHHCFCLWNILGKVSENLGHVIKRHENFLANFEECIHRPSTTEEFEKTWCEIVDECELKDNDWIQSLYEDRKQWVPTYMTDVCLSGMSMVQRSDSVNSFFDKYVHKKTTVQEFLKQYEAILQDRYEEEAKADSDMWNKQPTAKSPSPLEKSVSLIYTPSVLKKFQVEVLGAIGCNPKRDRQDEMTTTYRVHDCEKNQDFTVAWNEMKLEVSCSCCLFEYKGYLCRHALIVLQMCQIGTIPDQYILKRWTKESKSRHLVVQEPGHVASRVQKFDDLSQRAMKLIGEGSMSQESYSIACHALEEAFGSCLAVNNSSKSLVEAGTSGTQGLPCIEEDSQNRSIGKGNKKKNPTKKRKVNSEPGVMTVGAQDSLQQMDKLNSRAITIDGYYGGQQTVQGMVQLNLMGPTRDNYYGNQQTIQGLGQLNSIAPSHESYYNAQQSMHGLGQMDFFRTGFTYNIRDDPNVRTAPLHDDASRHA; encoded by the exons ATGGACATAGACCTTCGACTACCTTCTGGTGACCATGATAAGGAAGATGACGAGCCAAATGCAATTGATAACATGCTGGAACATGAAGAAAAACTGCACAATGGAGATATTGAGAGTGCACATATTGTGGATGTTAGAGATGAGGTACATGCTGAAGATGGGGGAGACTTGAATTCTCCCACAGCAGATATGGTAATCTTTAAAGAGGACACAAACCTTGAGCCGCTTTTTGGGATGGAATTTGAATCTCATGGCGAAGCATACTCTTTCTATCAGGAGTATGCTCGCTCTATGGGATTCAACACTGCCATCCAAAACAGCCGCCGCTCAAAGACATCAAGAGAATTTATTGATGCAAAGTTTGCTTGTTCCAGATATGGTACCAAGCGTGAGTATGACAAAACCTATAATAATAAACCACGGGCCAGACAGAACAAGCAAGACCCAGAAAATGCAACTGGTCGGAGATCATGTTCAAAGACTGACTGCAAAGCTAGCATGCATGTGAAGAGAAGATCAGATGGGAAATGGGTTATACATAATTTTGTGAAGGAGCATAATCATGAGCTTTTACCAGCCCAAGCTGTTAGTGAACAAACCAGAAAGATGTATGCTGCAATGGCTAGACAATTTGCTGAATACAAGAATGTGGTTGGTCTCAAAAGTGATCCAAAAAATCCATTTGATAAAGGTCGGAATTTGTCATTAGAGGCAGGAGATTTGAAGATGTTGCTTGATTTTTTTACTCAGATGCAGAATATGAATTCCAACTTTTTCTATGCCATAGATCTGGGagaagatcaacgtctcaaaaCTTTGTTTTGGGTTGACGGCAAAGGCAGGCATGACTACATCAATTTCAATGATGTAGTGTCATTCGATACCACTTATATTAGGAGCAAATATAAGATGcctcttgttttatttgttGGTGTGAATCAACACTATCAGTTTGTGCTGCTGGGATGTGCCTTGGTCTCAGATGAATCTGCAACAACATACTATTGGCTAATGCAGACATGGCTGAAAGCTATGGGTGGACAAACTCCAAAAGTCATTATCTCTGATCATGACAAATCAATAAAATCAGTTGTTTCAGAGGTCTTTCCAAATGCTCatcattgtttttgtttgtggaatattTTGGGGAAGGTGTCGGAAAATCTTGGTCATGTAATTAAACGTCACGAGAATTTTCTGGCGAACTTTGAAGAATGTATTCACAGGCCATCTACAACTGAAGAGTTTGAAAAAACATGGTGTGAAATTGTTGATGAATGTGAACTTAAAGATAATGACTGGATTCAGTCATTGTATGAAGATCGAAAACAGTGGGTGCCAACATACATGACGGATGTTTGTTTGTCAGGGATGTCTATGGTTCAGCGATCCGACAGTGTGAACTCCTTTTTTGATAAGTATGTTCATAAGAAGACCACTGTGCAAGAGTTCTTGAAACAGTATGAAGCAATTCTACAAGATAGGTATGAAGAAGAAGCCAAAGCAGATTCTGATATGTGGAACAAACAGCCCACAGCGAAATCTCCTTCACCATTGGAGAAGAGTGTCTCCTTGATATATACTCCCTCAGTATTGAAGAAATTTCAAGTGGAGGTTTTGGGTGCAATTGGCTGTAATCCTAAAAGGGACAGACAAGATGAGATGACCACTACTTACAGAGTGCACGATTGTGAAAAGAATCAAGATTTCACTGTAGCATGGAATGAAATGAAGTTAGAAGTTTCGTGTTCATGCTGCTTATTTGAATACAAAGGTTATCTTTGTAGACATGCTTTAATTGTTCTCCAAATGTGTCAGATTGGTACAATCCCAGATCAATATATATTAAAGCGTTGGACAAAAGAATCAAAGAGCAGGCATTTGGTGGTACAAGAACCTGGCCATGTAGCATCCAGGGTGCAAAAATTCGATGATTTATCTCAGCGGGCAATGAAGTTAATTGGGGAAGGATCTATGTCACAGGAGAGTTACAGTATTGCCTGTCATGCACTAGAAGAAGCTTTTGGAAGTTGTTTGGCTGTGAATAACTCTAGTAAGAGTCTGGTAGAAGCTGGAACGTCAGGCACTCAGGGCCTGCCCTGCATTGAAGAGGATAGTCAAAATAGGAGTATTGGCAAGGGTAATAAGAAAAAGAATCCAACCAAGAAAAGAAAG GTGAACTCTGAGCCAGGGGTTATGACTGTTGGAGCACAAGACAGCTTGCAACAAATG GATAAATTAAACTCAAGAGCTATAACCATCGATGGTTATTATGGTGGACAGCAGACTGTGCAAGGAATG GTTCAATTGAACTTAATGGGACCTACGCGGGACAATTACTATGGGAATCAACAGACCATTCAGGGGCTT GGACAACTGAATTCTATAGCCCCGAGCCATGAAAGTTATTACAATGCTCAGCAAAGCATGCATGGGCTG GGACAGATGGATTTTTTCCGAACTGGTTTTACTTACAACATTCGG GATGACCCCAATGTAAGAACGGCTCCATTGCACGATGATGCATCTAGACATGCTTGA